The Vibrio tubiashii ATCC 19109 genome has a segment encoding these proteins:
- a CDS encoding PilT/PilU family type 4a pilus ATPase, with translation MDIDVFLQQMIDQNASDLYITVDAPILYRVDGELRAHGDKLSHAVVSSLLDGIMDHDRQHEFHSSKEANFAIVRHFGRFRVSAFYQRELPGAVIRRIETKIPTFDELKLPDVLQDLSIAKRGLVLVVGATGSGKSTTMAAMTGFRNSQRTGHILTVEDPIEFVHEHQRCIVTQREVGLDTESYEVALKNSLRQAPDMILIGEIRTRETMEYAMTFAETGHLCMATLHANNANQALERILHLVPKEQKEQFLFDLSMNLRGVIGQQLIRDKNGQGRHGVFEVLLNSPRVSDLIRRGDLHELKATMAKSKEVGMQTFDQALYQLVVEDKISEEDAMHSADSANDLRLMLKTQRGDVSSSGSLSGVKIDMD, from the coding sequence ATGGATATTGATGTTTTTTTGCAACAGATGATCGACCAGAATGCGTCTGATCTTTACATTACAGTTGATGCGCCAATTCTTTACCGTGTCGATGGAGAGTTGCGTGCACACGGGGACAAACTATCGCACGCTGTTGTGAGCTCTTTGTTGGATGGGATTATGGATCATGATCGCCAACACGAGTTTCATTCGAGCAAGGAAGCGAACTTTGCCATTGTGCGTCACTTTGGTCGATTCCGTGTCTCTGCATTTTATCAGCGCGAATTGCCTGGGGCGGTGATTCGCCGAATTGAAACCAAGATTCCTACCTTTGATGAGCTTAAGTTACCAGATGTTTTGCAAGACTTATCGATTGCGAAACGGGGTTTGGTGCTGGTGGTTGGAGCGACGGGATCGGGTAAGTCGACGACCATGGCTGCAATGACAGGGTTTCGTAATAGCCAGCGGACAGGGCATATTTTAACTGTTGAAGACCCGATAGAGTTTGTTCATGAGCATCAGCGTTGTATTGTTACGCAACGTGAAGTGGGGTTAGATACCGAAAGCTATGAAGTGGCGTTGAAGAACTCACTGCGCCAAGCTCCAGATATGATCTTAATAGGTGAGATTCGTACACGTGAGACGATGGAATACGCAATGACCTTTGCTGAAACTGGGCATCTGTGTATGGCGACCCTTCATGCAAACAATGCTAACCAAGCGTTAGAGCGGATCCTTCATTTGGTGCCTAAGGAACAAAAAGAACAGTTCCTATTTGATTTATCGATGAACCTACGTGGTGTGATAGGTCAGCAACTTATTCGAGATAAAAATGGTCAAGGTCGGCACGGCGTGTTTGAAGTTTTACTCAACAGCCCACGTGTGTCGGATCTGATTCGCCGCGGCGATCTGCATGAGCTTAAAGCGACCATGGCTAAATCGAAAGAGGTTGGCATGCAAACTTTTGATCAGGCGCTTTATCAACTAGTAGTGGAAGACAAGATCAGTGAAGAAGATGCCATGCACAGTGCAGATTCAGCTAATGATTTACGCCTAATGCTTAAAACACAACGTGGTGATGTATCTAGCTCAGGATCACTCAGTGGCGTGAAGATTGATATGGACTAG
- a CDS encoding FeoB-associated Cys-rich membrane protein has protein sequence MYQQNVEMWDILTLVVVVAIAVGYLYFRLVKKKGSCGNGCGGDCASQTKKK, from the coding sequence ATGTATCAACAAAACGTAGAAATGTGGGACATCCTGACCCTAGTGGTCGTTGTCGCCATCGCCGTGGGTTACCTCTACTTCCGTTTAGTGAAAAAGAAAGGCAGTTGTGGCAATGGATGTGGCGGTGACTGCGCCTCTCAAACTAAAAAGAAGTAA
- the feoB gene encoding ferrous iron transport protein B has protein sequence MQRTKVLLAGQQNAGKSTIFNMLTGARQHVANYPGVTVDKKTGYFSNDNAAYQLIDLPGTYSLSCFSLEERVARDALRNEAADVVLNVVDSANLNRSLHLTMQLLEMELPLALALNMMDVAQAEGITIDSHSLSQELGVPVVECIGRKGKGVEGITTALVEAQIGSTPVEYPLLEPELTSFTQWIDFYIEPQTYSTRWLALRLLERDSHIGKWLEDLMPEPQLKQLSARVEQHLDKITQTLSGTVSDYIVAQRHQRVSTIIERCTTQSQHQSNQLSLTDKIDKVVLNKFGAPLFLIATVFIIYQSSIVYGYELTNYWWPYLAAFRELVASLLPEAGFLHDPYVRSLGLWIIDSANTLLNYIPIFLILFALIAILEDSGYMARIAFISDRVLNRFGLHGQSTLPMILAGVFAGGCAVPGVMATKGIPDNRARIATILTVPYMNCLAKVPLYTLLLGIFFVEDKSLMTFYISTISIIAALLVAKLLTQSVLRRTEQAPFVMELPRYNLPTARSVVTRAMERTWMYVRKVGTIVLAVSTVIFVLLQFPGVPQQELNDYQLRAEKAVAQFQKAANKTQYADAFDQHTLTDLVNFYTDYRQAKLNAKGAQASQKVNADFQARNELYFAITARKGDKDAKKLNKPLRKLASERKKIRREMKERRLEASLLGSFGRSIEPVTQFAGFDWKINVALFSSFAARESSVATLGVLFQPEEGSNQKLEQRMAESDELASHGEVAAVALILFFILYPPCLATVMMIKVQTGQYKWLLLSIFLPTLLGFTVATAVYTIGTHFALSGIQVMSLTYFSALLALLIVGLRDSAQQKKQGKPIPIQMIEK, from the coding sequence ATGCAACGGACAAAAGTACTATTAGCTGGTCAACAAAATGCCGGCAAATCGACCATTTTTAACATGCTGACAGGGGCAAGACAGCACGTAGCCAACTACCCCGGTGTGACTGTAGACAAGAAAACCGGCTACTTCTCTAACGATAACGCCGCTTATCAGCTCATCGACTTACCAGGCACCTATAGCTTAAGCTGCTTTTCACTTGAGGAAAGGGTCGCTCGCGACGCATTACGAAACGAAGCGGCAGATGTGGTCTTGAATGTTGTTGATTCCGCCAACCTTAATCGCTCTTTGCATCTCACCATGCAGTTACTTGAGATGGAGCTCCCACTCGCCCTCGCTCTCAACATGATGGATGTCGCACAAGCCGAAGGAATTACTATCGACTCACATTCTTTAAGTCAGGAACTCGGAGTCCCTGTCGTTGAATGTATAGGGCGAAAAGGTAAAGGGGTAGAAGGCATCACGACTGCGTTAGTAGAGGCCCAAATTGGCTCAACACCTGTTGAATATCCTCTCTTAGAGCCAGAACTCACCTCTTTCACCCAGTGGATAGATTTCTATATTGAGCCACAGACCTACAGTACCCGCTGGCTTGCTCTACGATTACTTGAACGTGATAGCCACATAGGAAAGTGGTTAGAAGATTTGATGCCCGAGCCACAGCTTAAACAGCTAAGTGCTAGAGTCGAACAGCACTTAGACAAAATTACACAGACATTGAGTGGAACCGTCAGCGATTATATCGTCGCTCAGCGCCATCAGCGTGTATCAACAATTATTGAGCGCTGCACAACTCAATCCCAACACCAAAGCAACCAGCTTTCACTCACCGACAAAATCGATAAAGTAGTCCTGAATAAGTTCGGCGCCCCACTGTTCTTAATTGCCACTGTATTCATCATTTACCAGAGCTCTATCGTCTACGGCTATGAACTGACCAATTATTGGTGGCCTTACCTTGCTGCATTTCGTGAGTTGGTGGCAAGCTTACTTCCCGAAGCGGGCTTCTTGCACGATCCTTATGTTCGCTCACTAGGGCTGTGGATCATCGATTCAGCCAACACTCTACTCAACTACATCCCGATCTTTTTGATCCTTTTTGCCCTAATCGCAATATTGGAAGACTCGGGGTATATGGCTCGAATCGCGTTTATTTCTGACCGAGTTTTGAACCGATTTGGCCTTCATGGGCAAAGCACTCTTCCGATGATTTTAGCCGGCGTATTTGCCGGAGGGTGCGCAGTACCCGGCGTTATGGCAACCAAAGGGATACCGGATAACCGAGCCCGTATCGCGACCATCTTAACGGTTCCTTATATGAACTGTTTGGCTAAAGTTCCCCTGTATACACTACTGCTCGGTATTTTCTTTGTTGAAGATAAGTCATTGATGACATTTTATATTTCAACCATTTCCATTATCGCTGCGCTGCTAGTGGCAAAACTGCTAACTCAATCGGTACTGCGTCGTACCGAGCAAGCGCCCTTTGTCATGGAACTGCCACGCTACAACCTGCCAACAGCTCGCAGTGTCGTGACTCGGGCGATGGAGCGAACTTGGATGTACGTTCGCAAAGTCGGGACCATAGTGCTTGCGGTTTCAACCGTCATCTTCGTTCTGCTCCAGTTCCCAGGGGTTCCACAGCAAGAGCTCAATGACTACCAACTACGCGCAGAAAAAGCAGTAGCTCAATTCCAAAAAGCAGCCAACAAAACACAATATGCTGATGCTTTTGACCAACATACTTTGACGGATCTGGTCAACTTCTACACCGACTATCGTCAAGCGAAACTGAATGCCAAAGGCGCACAAGCCTCACAGAAGGTAAATGCCGATTTTCAAGCTCGCAATGAGCTCTACTTTGCGATTACTGCTCGTAAGGGTGATAAAGATGCCAAGAAGCTTAACAAACCACTGCGCAAGCTTGCTTCCGAACGTAAGAAAATTCGTCGCGAAATGAAAGAGCGACGCTTAGAAGCTTCCTTACTGGGTAGTTTTGGTCGCTCCATTGAACCTGTGACGCAATTTGCTGGTTTTGATTGGAAAATCAACGTCGCGCTGTTCTCTTCCTTTGCAGCGCGCGAAAGTAGTGTCGCAACCTTAGGGGTGCTGTTTCAACCAGAAGAGGGCAGTAATCAAAAGCTTGAGCAACGAATGGCAGAATCAGATGAACTGGCGAGCCATGGTGAGGTTGCGGCAGTGGCACTTATTCTGTTCTTCATTCTTTACCCGCCTTGCCTAGCGACCGTGATGATGATTAAGGTCCAAACCGGTCAGTATAAATGGCTGTTGCTATCGATCTTCTTACCCACTTTACTAGGTTTTACAGTCGCAACAGCGGTGTACACCATTGGGACTCATTTTGCACTCAGTGGCATTCAAGTCATGTCGCTGACTTACTTCTCCGCTCTATTGGCATTGCTCATCGTAGGTTTACGCGATAGTGCGCAACAGAAAAAGCAGGGTAAGCCGATCCCAATTCAGATGATTGAGAAATAG
- a CDS encoding FeoA family protein — protein METTLSQLPIKAHATITAHMSDGAIRQRLLDLGLIPQTKIEFVRKAPLGDPLEFRVGATSVVIRTTEADTVIVRLD, from the coding sequence ATGGAAACCACTCTAAGCCAATTACCAATTAAGGCGCATGCGACTATCACAGCTCACATGTCTGATGGCGCGATTCGCCAACGCTTACTGGATTTGGGACTTATTCCACAGACCAAGATTGAATTTGTACGCAAGGCACCACTAGGGGACCCACTTGAGTTTCGCGTCGGTGCCACCAGCGTCGTGATCAGAACAACAGAAGCAGACACTGTAATCGTGCGTTTAGATTAA
- a CDS encoding DUF4198 domain-containing protein, translated as MKKLSLAVGMAALSISAVSQAHFQLMYTPTSQLEKPATVDMKLVFGHPMENGHVMDMGQPEEFFVSFKGEKTDLLKDLKKISWAGHDNKADAYKVDYKIRRNGDYIFGLVPAPYYEGGEDIYIQQITKRYINKGAMPTGWEEPLGLKTEIVPKNKPYQVFAGSTFTGQLLSEGKPAAGVECEIEFLNTDIDTKANAFGKDTHRATPASAIVAITDDNGMFTFGIPTAGKWGFACLGSGPDTEFKGKELSQDAVLWIEAQDL; from the coding sequence ATGAAAAAGCTATCTTTAGCTGTTGGTATGGCAGCACTCTCTATATCCGCAGTTTCTCAAGCACACTTTCAATTGATGTATACACCAACTTCTCAGCTTGAAAAACCAGCGACTGTCGACATGAAACTTGTGTTTGGTCACCCGATGGAAAATGGTCACGTGATGGACATGGGTCAACCAGAAGAGTTTTTTGTAAGCTTCAAAGGTGAAAAGACAGATCTTCTAAAAGATTTGAAGAAAATCTCTTGGGCTGGTCACGATAACAAAGCAGATGCGTACAAGGTAGACTACAAAATCCGTCGCAACGGCGATTACATCTTTGGTCTAGTACCAGCGCCTTATTATGAAGGTGGCGAAGACATTTATATCCAACAGATCACTAAACGCTACATCAACAAAGGTGCAATGCCAACAGGTTGGGAAGAGCCTCTAGGTCTTAAGACAGAAATCGTCCCTAAGAACAAGCCTTACCAAGTGTTTGCAGGCAGCACATTCACTGGTCAACTTCTATCTGAGGGTAAGCCAGCAGCTGGCGTTGAGTGTGAGATTGAATTCCTAAACACTGATATCGATACTAAAGCCAATGCGTTTGGTAAAGACACTCACCGTGCGACTCCAGCTTCTGCTATCGTTGCGATTACAGACGACAACGGTATGTTCACTTTCGGCATCCCAACAGCTGGCAAGTGGGGCTTCGCTTGTCTAGGTTCTGGTCCAGATACCGAGTTTAAAGGTAAAGAGCTGTCGCAAGACGCAGTACTTTGGATTGAGGCGCAAGACCTATAA
- the ruvX gene encoding Holliday junction resolvase RuvX gives MSKTIMAFDFGTKSIGSAIGQEITGTASPLKAFKANDGIPNWDDIEKQIKEWQPNLLVVGLPTDLYGKDLETITPRAKKFANRLHGRFGLPVELHDERLSTMEARADLFEMGGYKALSKGNVDCQSAVVILESWFEAQWGE, from the coding sequence ATGTCTAAAACAATTATGGCCTTTGATTTCGGCACTAAAAGCATTGGTAGTGCGATTGGGCAAGAGATCACAGGCACAGCTTCACCACTAAAAGCATTTAAAGCCAATGATGGCATTCCAAACTGGGATGATATTGAGAAACAGATTAAAGAGTGGCAACCCAATTTACTGGTTGTTGGCTTACCTACCGATCTGTATGGCAAAGATTTAGAAACCATTACGCCAAGAGCAAAAAAGTTCGCCAACCGCCTGCATGGACGATTTGGTCTGCCTGTTGAACTCCATGATGAAAGACTTTCTACCATGGAAGCACGTGCCGATCTGTTCGAGATGGGCGGCTATAAAGCCTTGAGCAAAGGCAATGTCGATTGCCAATCTGCGGTAGTCATTTTAGAAAGTTGGTTTGAAGCCCAATGGGGTGAATAA
- a CDS encoding YqgE/AlgH family protein — translation MNLTNHFLVAMPGMKDPYFQRSVIYVCEHNEDGAMGLMINAPIDITIGKMLERVDVEPSHPKLVTESLDKPVLNGGPVSEDRGFILHQPKDEYESSIKMTDNISVTTSKDILGVLGTEAEPNHYIVALGYSGWEAGQLEIELSENSWLTVEADPNVMFDTPINERWQKAVQMLGIDVSQLSSDIGHA, via the coding sequence ATGAATTTAACCAACCATTTTTTAGTGGCAATGCCGGGGATGAAAGATCCCTACTTCCAGCGCAGTGTTATCTATGTGTGCGAGCACAATGAAGATGGCGCGATGGGTTTAATGATTAATGCTCCTATCGATATCACCATCGGTAAAATGTTGGAACGAGTCGATGTAGAGCCCTCTCACCCTAAGCTTGTGACCGAGAGTTTAGACAAGCCAGTGCTTAACGGCGGCCCTGTCTCTGAAGATCGCGGGTTCATTCTTCATCAGCCTAAAGATGAATATGAATCAAGCATCAAGATGACGGATAACATATCTGTCACCACCTCTAAAGATATTCTTGGCGTACTTGGGACAGAGGCTGAGCCAAACCACTATATCGTCGCTTTAGGTTATTCAGGTTGGGAAGCAGGTCAGCTAGAAATCGAGCTCTCTGAAAACTCTTGGTTAACCGTAGAAGCGGATCCTAACGTGATGTTCGATACACCAATCAATGAACGCTGGCAGAAAGCAGTACAAATGCTTGGTATTGACGTCTCGCAGCTCTCAAGTGATATCGGCCACGCATAA
- the gshB gene encoding glutathione synthase, with the protein MIKLGIVMDPISSINIKKDSSFAMMLEAQRRGYEIHYMEMHDLHLDQGVAIADTKVVELKEDPNAWYEFKSEQTIELSELDAVLMRKDPPFDTEYIYATYILERAEEQGTLIVNKPQSLRDCNEKLFTAWFPDLTPTTIVTRKADKIKAFREEHGDVILKPLDGMGGASIFRVKENDPNVSVIIETLTNHSQNYAMAQTFVPDISNGDKRILVVDGEPMPYCLARIPAKGETRGNLAAGGTGEARPLSETDKKIAEAVAPTLKEKGLIFVGLDVIGDKLTEINVTSPTCIREIEAAFDVSITGKLMDAIERRLKA; encoded by the coding sequence ATGATCAAATTAGGTATCGTAATGGACCCAATCTCGTCCATTAACATCAAAAAAGACTCTAGCTTTGCCATGATGCTTGAAGCGCAGCGCCGCGGCTACGAAATTCACTACATGGAAATGCACGACCTACATCTAGATCAAGGTGTAGCCATTGCAGATACCAAAGTTGTTGAACTAAAAGAAGATCCAAACGCTTGGTATGAGTTCAAGTCGGAGCAAACTATTGAACTGTCTGAGTTAGATGCCGTATTGATGCGTAAAGATCCTCCGTTTGATACTGAGTACATCTACGCGACATACATTCTAGAGCGCGCTGAAGAGCAAGGCACATTGATCGTCAACAAGCCGCAAAGCCTACGTGACTGTAATGAAAAGTTATTCACGGCTTGGTTCCCTGACCTCACTCCGACCACGATTGTGACGCGTAAAGCAGATAAGATTAAAGCTTTCCGTGAAGAGCATGGTGATGTGATCCTAAAACCTCTTGATGGCATGGGTGGCGCTTCGATCTTCCGCGTTAAAGAAAACGATCCTAACGTTTCGGTGATCATTGAAACCTTGACCAATCATAGTCAAAACTACGCAATGGCGCAGACTTTCGTTCCTGATATCAGCAATGGCGACAAACGAATTCTTGTCGTTGACGGCGAACCAATGCCTTACTGTTTGGCGCGAATTCCAGCCAAAGGCGAGACTCGCGGTAACTTAGCGGCAGGTGGCACAGGTGAAGCTCGACCACTTAGTGAGACAGATAAAAAGATCGCTGAGGCTGTAGCGCCTACACTTAAAGAAAAAGGACTGATCTTTGTTGGTCTCGACGTTATTGGTGACAAGCTGACAGAAATCAATGTAACAAGCCCAACATGTATTCGTGAAATCGAGGCTGCATTCGATGTGTCAATTACAGGCAAGCTAATGGATGCCATTGAGCGCCGCTTAAAAGCCTAA
- the rsmE gene encoding 16S rRNA (uracil(1498)-N(3))-methyltransferase, which yields MRIPRIYHPEAISQLGSLMLSDDAAGHIGRVLRMKEGQDILLFDGSGAEFPATIANVSKKSVEVDVTERIERSSESPLDLHLGQVISRGDKMEFTIQKSVELGVNTITPLISERCGVKLDQKRFEKKLAQWQKIAISACEQCGRNTVPEIRPIMQLEEWCAEEYDGLKLNLHPRAKYSINTLPAPVEKVRLLIGPEGGLSAEEIGMTEEYKFEETLLGPRVLRTETAALTAITALQVRFGDLG from the coding sequence ATGCGAATCCCACGAATTTACCACCCAGAAGCCATTTCTCAGTTAGGCTCTTTGATGCTCAGTGATGACGCTGCTGGCCATATCGGCCGCGTGCTGCGCATGAAGGAAGGACAAGATATTTTACTGTTTGATGGTAGTGGGGCTGAGTTTCCAGCAACCATTGCGAATGTGTCGAAGAAATCAGTAGAAGTCGACGTCACGGAGCGTATCGAACGCAGCTCTGAATCACCGCTCGACCTACATCTTGGTCAAGTCATTTCACGTGGTGATAAAATGGAGTTCACCATTCAAAAATCTGTTGAGCTGGGTGTAAACACCATTACTCCCCTCATATCAGAGCGTTGTGGCGTTAAGCTTGATCAAAAGCGTTTTGAAAAAAAACTCGCGCAATGGCAAAAAATTGCTATTAGTGCTTGCGAGCAATGCGGACGTAACACCGTACCTGAAATTCGCCCAATTATGCAGCTTGAAGAGTGGTGTGCTGAAGAGTATGACGGCTTGAAACTCAACCTTCATCCTCGCGCAAAATACTCAATCAATACCCTACCTGCACCTGTTGAAAAAGTGCGTCTGTTGATTGGTCCTGAAGGTGGGCTATCCGCAGAAGAAATCGGTATGACTGAAGAATACAAATTTGAAGAGACGCTGCTTGGTCCGCGCGTATTACGTACAGAAACAGCGGCTCTCACTGCAATTACAGCCTTGCAAGTTCGTTTCGGCGATCTTGGTTAA
- a CDS encoding endonuclease: MNKSLWLSAIGLLCAAVVHAAPPSSFSKAKKEAVKIYADHPTSFYCGCNISWQGRKGIPDLESCGYQVRKQQKRASRIEWEHVVPAWQFGHQRQCWQNGGRKNCTKNDKAFRMMEADLHNLTPAIGEVNGDRSNYNFSQWNGIDGVSYGRCEMQVNFKHRKVMPPDRAKGSIARTYLYMSQEYGFRLSKQQTQLMNAWNKQFPVDHWECEREQRIFKVQGNHNPFVHQACQAL; this comes from the coding sequence ATGAACAAATCTCTGTGGTTATCTGCTATCGGCTTGTTGTGTGCTGCTGTTGTACATGCTGCGCCCCCTTCATCTTTCTCTAAGGCAAAAAAAGAAGCGGTAAAGATATACGCTGACCATCCCACCAGTTTTTATTGCGGCTGCAATATTTCATGGCAAGGTCGCAAAGGAATACCTGACTTAGAATCATGTGGCTATCAGGTTCGTAAACAGCAAAAACGAGCATCGCGCATCGAATGGGAACATGTTGTTCCAGCCTGGCAGTTTGGTCACCAACGTCAATGTTGGCAAAATGGTGGACGTAAAAACTGTACTAAGAATGATAAAGCCTTCCGTATGATGGAAGCTGACTTACACAACCTGACTCCTGCGATTGGTGAAGTTAACGGTGACCGTTCTAACTATAACTTCAGTCAGTGGAATGGCATCGATGGCGTAAGCTATGGTCGTTGTGAAATGCAGGTCAACTTTAAGCATCGTAAGGTGATGCCACCAGATCGCGCTAAGGGTTCCATTGCCCGTACTTATCTGTACATGAGCCAAGAGTATGGCTTTCGCCTCTCTAAGCAGCAAACACAGTTAATGAATGCGTGGAATAAACAATTCCCTGTCGACCATTGGGAATGCGAACGTGAGCAGCGCATCTTCAAGGTTCAAGGCAATCACAACCCATTTGTGCATCAAGCTTGCCAAGCGTTATAA